In the Hordeum vulgare subsp. vulgare chromosome 7H, MorexV3_pseudomolecules_assembly, whole genome shotgun sequence genome, one interval contains:
- the LOC123413250 gene encoding uncharacterized protein LOC123413250: MASSSFLLHGELLLAASFLSAIEQAMVTAKSVPAREDWTLVSVDPTPVWTPRRPLPTPRRRRPERPCCSTMSLAFKRLEVWNPARRGCAASGSRSSPTTAPCGSLRRRFRGRSLRHSPPAAHLYIRKSSVLVMTGSNTR; the protein is encoded by the exons atggcgagctcctccttccttctccatgGCGAACTCCTTCTTGCTGCCTCCTTCCTTTCAGCCATCGAGCAGGCCATGGTGACGGCCAAATCCGTGCCTGCTCGTGAAGATTGGACCTTGGTGAGTGTCGACCCCACGCCAGTCTGGACCCCTCGCCGGCCCCTACCAACCCCACGCCGGCGCCGGCCCGAACGACCTTG CTGCAGCACCATGTCACTTGCTTTTAAACGCCTGGAA GTGTGGAATCCCGCCAGGCGTGGCTGTGCAGCATCGGGTTCACGCAGTTCCCCGACGACCGCGCCCTGTGGGTCGCTGAGACGCCGCTTCCGGGGAAGAAGTCTACGACATTCGCCGCCCGCCGCCCACCTGTACATCAG GAAGAGCTCTGTACTTGTTATGACCGGCAGCAACACGAGATGA
- the LOC123413249 gene encoding uncharacterized protein LOC123413249: MDRGDEAMANRWSTTQTARKKWHGIMEEVAACPESGANVKGQMLWMFAMYRADNEDQEFRFLHVFSRIHSCEKWREVRLALDKAKETYNPDAHAPAAAEGRPDGTKKARGGEGRSARCPTAAGFDRAMYRRRQEQCCQEGGEIRHAVLGVDDQRRCKEEEHRSGVLDGGKHVDNGQKGEGVVHSTT, from the exons ATGGACCGTGGCGATGAGGCGATGGCGAACCGCTGGTCGACTACCCAGACGGCCCGCAAAAAGTGGCATGGCATCATGGAGGAAGTTGCAGCTTGCCCGGAAAGCGGCGCCAACGTCAAGGGTCAG ATGCTTTGGATGTTCGCCATGTACCGCGCCGACAATGAGGACCAAGAGTTTAGGTTCCTTCACGTGTTTTCTAGGATCCATTCGTGCGAGAAGTGGAGGGAAGTTCGGCTCGCTCTCGACAAGGCCAAGGAGACCTACAACCCAGACGCGCATGCCCCCGCTGCGGCAGAAGGGCGCCCAGATGGTACAAAAAAAGCCAGGGGCGGCGAGGGGCGCAGTGCCCGCTGCCCAACGGCTGCAGGCTTCGATCGAGCAATGTATCGCCGACGTCAAGAGCAATGTTGCCAAGAGGGAGGAGAAATCCGACATGCGGTGCTCGGCGTTGATGATCAACGTCGTTGTAAAGAAGAGGAACACCGATCTGGAGTTCTTGATGGGGGCAAACACGTTGACAATGGACAAAAAGGTGAAGGTGTGGTACATAGTACAACGTGA